The Hornefia porci genome contains the following window.
TCTGACATCCAAACCGCAGGTGCGGCACCATCATGCAGACAGCCGGGTGTGATAAATTTCTATGGTTCAAAAGGCGAACCACCAATAATTATATGCGATATCTCGGGGAATTGCAAGCCTTTTTAGCCGTTTTACCCTGTAATTTGCAAGGGTTTTACAAAGTATTTTCCGGCGTGCTTTTCGACGGATGCGGCAGCGGATCGGAGCCGGAGCCCTCAGCTCCGAACAAAAAAAGAACTGTGAAAAACCTGAACAAAAAAACAGGATCCGGGAAAGATCCTGCCGTGTGGTGACCCCATCGAGAATCGAACTCGAGTTACCGCCGTGAAAGGGCGGTGTCTTAACCGCTTGACCATGGGGCCATATAATGAAGAAGAACCGAACCGGCAGCGACCTACTTTCCCGGGCAGTCACCCGCCAAGTATCATCGGCGCTGAAGAGCTTAACTTCTGTGTTCGGGATGGGAACAGGTGTGACCTCCTCGCTATCGCCACCGGATTCAGTTCTTCTGAGAGCTGGTACCCTCAAAACCGAACAATGGTTCCTGCTTCTTCATCACATTCCGGAATGCCTTCCGGCCAAGCTTTCGGTCTATTAGTATCGGTCAGCTCAATACGTTGCCGTACTTACACCTCCGACCTATCAACGTGGTAGTCTCCCACGGACCTTACCTTGCGGGGGAGATCTCTTCTCGTGGAGGGCTTCGCACTTAGATGCTTTCAGCGCTTATCCCGTCCCTGCGTAGCTACCCAGCTGTGCCCTTGGCAGAACAACTGGTGCACCAGAGGCAAGTCCGTCCCGGTCCTCTCGTACTAAGGACAGCCCCACTCAGATCTCCAACGCCCACAGCGGATAGGGACCGAACTGTCTCACGACGTTCTGAACCCAGCTCGCGTACCTCTTTAATGGGCGAACAGCCCAACCCTTGGGACCTACTCCAGCCCCAGGATGAGACGAGCCGACATCGAGGTGCCAAACACCCCCGTCGATGTGAACTCTTGGGGGGTATCAGCCTGTTATCCCCAGGGTAGCTTTTATCCGTTGAGCGATGGCCCTTCCACTCGGAACCACCGGATCACTAAGCCCGACTTTCGTCCCTGCTCGACCTGTCTGTCTCGCAGTCAAGCTCCCTTCTGCCTTTGCACTCTTCGCGCGATTTCCGTCCGCGCTGAGGGAACCTTTGGGCGCCTCCGTTACTCTTTAGGAGGCGACCGCCCCAGTCAAACTGCCCGCCTGCCACTGTCCCGGCGCCGGCTTACGACGCACGGTTAGAACCCCAACGCTGCAAGGGTGGTATCCCAACGATGACTCCTTAAATACTGGCGTACTTAATTCATAGTCTCCCACCTATCCTGTACATGCAGCGCCGAGGCTCAATATCAGGCTGCAGTGAAGCTCCATGGGGTCTTTCCGTCCTGCTGCGGGTAGCCGGCATCTTTACCGGCACTACAATTTCACCGAGTCCATTGTCGAGACAGCGCCCAGATCATTACGCCTTTCGTGCGGGTCGGAACTTACCCGACAAGGAATTTCGCTACCTTAGGACCGTTATAGTTACGGCCGCCGTTTACTGGGGCTTCAGTTCCGTGCTTCGATTGCTCTGACACTTTCCCTTAACCTTCCAGCACCGGGCAGGCGTCAGCCCCTATACTTCAGCTTTCGCTTTCGCAGAGACCTGTGTTTTTGGTAAACAGTTGCCTGGGCCTTTTCACTGCGACCACGTCTCCGTGGTACCCCTTCTCCCGAAGTTACGGGGTCATTTTGCCGAGTTCCTTGACAATGGTTCTCTCGCTCACCTTAGGATTCTCTCCTCATCTACCTGTGTCGGTTTGCGGTACGGGCACCTTGGGTCTCGCCAGCGGCTTTTCTTGACGGCGTGAAATCGGCTGCTTCCGGCTCTCTTGCCTCCCCTTAACGCCTCAGTTCCACATGAACGGACTTCCCTGCTCATGCTCCCTCAACGCTTGGACGCGCTCGACCAGCGGCGCGCTCAGCCTATCCTTCCGTGTCCCCGCTTCACTCTGCGACCTTCGGTGGTACAGGAATCTCTGCCTGTTTTCCATCGACTACGGCTTTCGCCCTCGCCTTAGGACCCGACTAACCCTGAGTGGACGAACCTTCCTCAGGAAACCTTGGATTTTCGGTGGACAGGATTCTCACCTGCCTTGCGCTACTCATGCCAACATTCTCTCTCGTGTACTGTCCACGGTCTCTTTCAATTCCGCTTCTGCCTGCACACGATGCTCCCCTACCATACTTCTCAGTATCCGCGGCTTCGGTATCAGGTTTCAGCCCCGTTCATCTTCGGCGCAGGGTCACTCGACTAGTGAGCTATTACGCACTCTTTGAATGAATGGCTGCTTCTGAGCCAACATCCTAGCTGTCCAAGCAACCCCACATCCTTTTCCACTTAACCTGAATTTCGGGACCTTAGCCGGCGGTCTGGGCTGTTTCCCTTTCGACCATGAAACTTATCTCACATGGTCTGACTCCCGTGTATGATGCTCTGGTATTCGGAGTTTGATAGTTTTCGGTAACCGGTGAAGGCCCCTAGAACATTCAGTGCTCTACCCCCAGGCATCTTTCCACGAGGCTAGCCCTAAAGCTATTTCGGGGAGAACCAGCTATCTCCGGGTTCGATTGGAATTTCACCGCTATCCACACGTCATCCCAACCTTTTTCAACAGATATGGGTTCGGTCCTCCATGTCCTTTTACGGACACTTCAACCTGCACATGGATAGGTCACCCGGTTTCGGGTCTACAGCATGCAACTGCGGCCGGTTAAGACTCGGTTTCCCTTCGGCTCCGGTGCTCCAGCACCTTAACCTCGCTGCACACCATAACTCGTTGGCCCGTTCTACAAAAAGTACGAGGTCACTTTCGCTCCCTCCGATTGTAGGCATAAGGTTTCAGGTTCTCTTTCACTCCCCTCCCGGGGTTCTTTTCACCTTTCCCTCACGGTACTCTTCTCTATCGGTCACTGGGTAGTATTTAGGCTTGGAGGGTGGTCCCCCTTCTTCAGACCGGGTTTCACGTGTCCGGCCCTACTCCGGATCCCATCCTGCAGCTCATCCTTTCGTCTACGGGAGTTTTACCCTCTTCGCTCTGACTTTCCAGTCATGTTCCACTAGGATGTTACTGTCTTCTGATGGTCCTAAACCCGGGTGCAAGCACCCGGTTTGGCCTCTTTCCCGTTCGCTCGCCGCTACTTGGGAAATCGCGTTTGCTTTCTCTTCCTGCGGGTACTTAGATGTTTCAGTTCCCCGCGTTGCCTTATGTCATACTACTTTACTCGCATGACTATGCCTGAGCATTACCTCAGGCGGGTTCCCCCATTCGGATATCTGCGGATCACCGGATATGTGCTCCTTCCCGCAGCTTTTCGCAGCTTGTCACGTCCTTCTTCGGCTCCCAGTGCCAAGGCATCCGCCTTATGCCCTTCTTTGCTTGGCCTTTTCCTGTATGCCGCGCTTTCGCGCTTCATACGGTTCTCCTTGGCTGCCATACATGGCGCTCATGTATGGGCTTTCTTTGTCAAAAAACTTTTCCTGTTTTTCGCTTTCTTGGCTTCTCGGTTGAAATCGTAGATTTCTTACCCTATTTGCTTAGCTTCTTCGCTAATACCTATACGATATTTCATCTCGATCTCTTTTCTGTGATGCATTGTTTGCATTTTCCATTGTTCGATTTTCAAGGTACTTCCGCAGGCCTCCTTTTCCGGCCCGCCTTCATCAGCCTCTTCGGCTAATGGTGGAGAATAAGGGATTCGAACCCTTGACCCCCTGCGTGCAAAGCAGGTGCTCTCCCATCTGAGCTAATTCCCCTTATCTCCATGGCTCTCGCCATGGGGCTTACCTCAGTAAACCCATAGACAGCAAACGTGTCTCCCTAGAAAGGAGGTGATCCAGCCGCACCTTCCGATACGGCTACCTTGTTACGACTTCACCCCAGTCACCGGTTTTGCCTTAGGCAGCCTTTTCGACCGACTTCGGGCACCCCCGGCTTCCATGGTGTGACGGGCGGTGTGTACAAGACCCGGGAACGCATTCACCGCGGCATTCTGATCCGCGATTACTAGCAACTCCGGCTTCGTGCAGGCGGGTTTCAGCCTGCAGTCCGAACTGGGACCGCCTTTAGGGTTTCGCTCCGGCTCGCGCCTTCGCCTCCCTCTGTGACGGCCATTGTAGCACGTGTGTCGCCCAGGACATAAGGGGCATGATGATTTGACGTCATCCCCGCCTTCCTCCGGGTTGTCCCCGGCAGTCCCACTAGAGTGCCCAACTGAATGATGGCAACTAATGGCAGGGGTTGCGCTCGTTGCGGGACTTAACCCAACATCTCACGACACGAGCTGACGACAACCATGCACCACCTGTCTCCTCTGCTCCGAAGAGGGGACCGGCATTACCCGGCCTTTCAGAGGGATGTCAAGCCCTGGTAAGGTTCTTCGCGTTGCTTCGAATTAAACCACATGCTCCGCTGCTTGTGCGGGTCCCCGTCAATTCCTTTGAGTTTCACACTTGCGTGCGTACTCCCCAGGCGGAGCACTTAATGCGTTTGCTCCGGCACCGAACTCTTGCGAGCCCGACACCTAGTGCTCATCGTTTACGGCGTGGACTACCAGGGTATCTAATCCTGTTTGCTACCCACGCTTTCGTGCCTCAGTGTCAGTTACAGTCCAGAAGGCCGCCTTCGCCACCGGTGTTCCTCCTAATATCTACGCATTTCACCGCTACACTAGGAATTCCGCCTTCCCCTCCTGTACTCAAGCCTTACAGTTCGCGGGGCCAACGACAGTTGGGCTGTCGCCTTATACCCTACGCTTGCAAAGCCACCTACGCACTCTTTACGCCCAGTAATTCCGGATAACGCTCGCCCCCTACGTGTTACCGCGGCTGCTGGCACGTAGTTAGCCGGGGCTTCCTCCAAAGGTACCGTCATTCTTCTTCCCTTTGGACAGAAGTTTACGACCCGAAGGCCTTCCTCCTTCACGCGGCGTTGCTGCATCAGGCTTGCGCCCATTGTGCAATATTCCCCACTGCTGCCTCCCGTAGGAGTCTGGACCGTGTCTCAGTTCCAATGTGGCCGTTCACCCTCTCAGGCCGGCTACTGATCGTCGCCTTGGTGAGCCGCTGCCTCACCAACCAGCTAATCAGACGCGGGACCATCCCTGACCGATAAATCTTTGGCAGATGGACCATGCGGTCTCTCTGCGTTATGGGGTATTAATCGAAGTTTCCCTCGGCTGTCCCCCTGTCAAGGGCAGGTTTCCCACGCGTTACTCACCCGTCCGCCGCTTTCCATCCCGGAATTCTACCGAAGCTTCCTTCCGCGATTTCTCGCTCGACTTGCATGTGTTAAGCACGCCGCCAGCGTTCATCCTGAGCCAGGATCAAACTCTTAATGAAAATGGTATATTAAGCCTTTCGGCTTACTATCTCTTTCCTTCCGTTTAATCCGGTCAGACGCTAACGTCTGTTTCTACAGTTGTTTCTGTTACCGTATTACTGTTTTAGGAAATCTTGGGGATCATTTGGTACATGATCCAAGGTTGTTTCAACCTGTTTCTTTTTGTCTTGTTTGACTTTCGTTTCCTGTCTATGTGGTTTTCTAGGTTCTTCCGGAACCCTTCATTTTTCAAGGTTTCCGTGCTCGCGTGTGCCGCGAACATTTAATATATTACCACCTGTTTACTCCCTTGTCAACATCTTTTTTCCGGTTTTGCAAACTTCTTTTTTGACCCGTTGTGAAAAGGTTATTTCTACCTTTATATAGAGCAAAACAACGCCGTCCGCTCTTCAGCCTCTGTTTCTCAATTCACCGTCAGTGTAACAGTGTCCGTCGGTACGACAGCGGCCGAATCGGATCTGTCAGGCTCACCTGAAGTACTGCTGAAACTGCTCGTTCAGATATTGCGTAAACGCCTTTCTCGCCTTCAGGTAGCAGTCCCTTCCAAGCTCAACCCTGCATCCGTTGCTGAAGGTGATGCTTTGCTGCTTCATACACTCCACCTTTTCAAAATTGATGATGATTCCGTCCGAACACCTGTAAAACTGCCGGCCCAGACATCCCGCAATATTATCCAGCTTCTCATAATACTGGAAATCTCCGCTTTCCGCTTTTATCTCCAGTTTTCGGTAATTCCTGGAAATCATCATTACATCGCTGATTCGCACTCTCGTCGTACAAGCTTTTGTTACAATCGGCAGGTAACCCACATTCATGTCAACCATCATAAGCCTCCTCTCCTCTTCATTATCTCTCTTACAAAATGCTCATGTCTAAAAATAATGTGTGTATTCATTATTTTACCGCAAGTGTGCGAATTTATCACTGGACCTTTTCCGACTCTAACTGCTTTTTTGCCTCCCTTTCTCCGACCTCTACCGACCTTTGCCTACCTTTTACCGACCTTTTCCGACCCGCATCCCCCTCACGCTCTCCCGGCATCAACAAAAAACACCCGCAAATGCAGGTGTCTTCATTCTTATA
Protein-coding sequences here:
- a CDS encoding LytTR family transcriptional regulator DNA-binding domain-containing protein gives rise to the protein MMVDMNVGYLPIVTKACTTRVRISDVMMISRNYRKLEIKAESGDFQYYEKLDNIAGCLGRQFYRCSDGIIINFEKVECMKQQSITFSNGCRVELGRDCYLKARKAFTQYLNEQFQQYFR